A genomic region of Gossypium hirsutum isolate 1008001.06 chromosome D01, Gossypium_hirsutum_v2.1, whole genome shotgun sequence contains the following coding sequences:
- the LOC107952109 gene encoding putative RING-H2 finger protein ATL19, with the protein MRMITLSFAFHSLNLPLIISSLTALGIAIVLLSCIVGACIIATSFVFIFIYVICECLSWPIFEKLFSDILRRGIHRVRTATYRAIIVNYVQPLDMLEGFPESINGRLLLRQQALEKLLPPMAYGVDKHALKSSECPICLDDYVVGESCRVFPDCKHMFHLSCIDHWLKNHLTCPVCRKCI; encoded by the coding sequence ATGAGGATGATTACGCTAAGTTTCGCCTTCCATTCATTAAATTTACCTCTTATAATATCTTCTCTTACAGCCCTTGGTATTGCTATTGTCTTATTATCCTGCATTGTTGGAGCCTGCATCATTGCTACCTCGTTCGTCTTCATATTCATCTATGTCATCTGCGAATGTCTCAGTTGGCCGATATTTGAAAAGTTGTTTTCCGATATTCTAAGGAGAGGGATTCATCGAGTCCGGACCGCGACTTACCGTGCCATAATCGTTAACTACGTGCAACCATTGGATATGCTTGAAGGTTTCCCAGAGAGCATAAATGGGAGATTGTTGTTGAGGCAACAGGCCTTGGAGAAACTATTGCCACCGATGGCTTATGGGGTGGATAAACATGCATTGAAATCGAGCGAGTGCCCGATTTGCTTGGACGATTATGTGGTTGGTGAATCGTGCAGGGTTTTCCCTGATTGTAAACATATGTTTCATTTGAGTTGCATTGATCATTGGCTCAAGAATCATCTAACATGCCCTGTTTGTCGGAAATGCATTTAA